ATAGGAAACTTTGATAATCTAAATTTAGTTGCTGTTGATGCCCATTAATCACTGTTCAAATAGAGATGTTGTCTCTTTGAGAGTAGCTACAGATTCCTCTGTTTCGATTTTTCATTGCTCAGCCACACTTGCATCACAGATTGTGCCATCATTGGGTGTAAAGAGAGAAATAACAGCTATATCAAACTTCTGTCAGCAGTGGTACTGATATTCTGTTTGACATGATGACAAAGTTCTTAAACGCTGGAAAAGCTCACTCTGTATGCTACCTCTGCATTATTCATGAAGTCTGACTGCAATAACTAGGCATGTTGTTggcactgtatgtgtgtttattacATCTACCTTTACACCGCTGTAGCTCTATGGCATGATTGCACTGAAGAAATGCATTTGTTGATCACCCACTGTCTGTTTTCAACTGGTGGTCAAGActgattaatttaatttgaactCATTCACTCAACCCAGTTCAGACCCCACTccaaagtttaatgtgagtgtgtttggCTCATATATTAGCAGTCCTTTTATCCATATCACTGACCTCAGCAGCAAGGAGAAGCAGAATTGGACTGTTACTCTGACCTATCACTGTATTCCACAGTCTCTCAGAAAATAGCCACTTAAAAGGCTGTGGACTGACCCTGCTGTGGCAAAGACAGTGCATCTTGACTTGCTCTGTCTTTTGGGCCACAGCAAGCTACTGACTGATGACTAATAGGGTCTTGACATGACTCAGGCTTCAGCCTACGACCAGATGATGGAAGCTGAAGCCAACTGCAAGAACATTCACTCTTAGCAAACTGTCTATTTATGCTAACTGCTTATGATAAAGCAGAGGGTGTTTGTCAGTCAGCCTTAGCTATTCTGCTCTCTCCAGTGTTATTACAGCAGATGGAGGTGACCTTGACCAGTGAAAggctgtaatgtgtgtgtgtgtgtgtgtgtatatatatatatataaaaacacatttctgtatGTACAGTAGGCTttgctttacataactgaaaaagaaaataatgaggGTGGCAGTACATGTGATATAACTGTTTACTGTACCACCCGAGGCAGTATATAAAAAAGGAGGAGTAGTGGTACAGTAATCATTTATATCACATGTACTGCCaccctaattattatttttttcagttagaTAAAGCAGAACATACTGTACATAGAGAAAAGTGGTTTCTTAAATAAGGTCAcctttttaacacatttaccTACCCTTACATAGGAAAGCAATATAGTGTACAACAATCATAAACGATGCCTTAGAAGtatgaatatatgtatatatatttaaaaagagacaatgTGTAGTTTTAGGTGTATAGCATCATGGACATTAGATGCCCATTTCAGCAGCTTCTATAATAAATATTGTAGGTGAAATAAAACCTTTTCTGCCTGTAAGATTGCCAACTTTAGATTGTTCAGTCTCTTACAATGACTTGAAAGCACGACAGCCTACACCCCTCTGTTAGATGCTTTTATTTATAGATATTAAAGAATGCACATTAACACTTGCTGTAAGCCATGCTATGATATAAACTAACACTAACATTTCTTTGCtttattctctctctgtgtctttcgCTGGCATCGTCACCCTCAGGATGGTATGGTCAATCCTACAGTCAGAAAAGACATGAAGGGCTCTCAGAAGCTTTACTGCTGTCCAATTGAGGGCTGTCCCAGGGGGCCTAACAGACCCTTCTCCCAGTTCTCCCTGGTTAAACAAGTAAGCCTTTCCTCCAATGAACTGTAATCCTACCCTTGTGATCAATAGGAAAGAACAATGTAATACTGGATTTTAATTTATACTCAAATGCTTTTCTGCTGCCACATGTAAATCAATGCTCAATATGGCTTGCTTATCCCTGTTTAAAGCAGTTGTATGCAATATGTTATTTGCTATTTTATCTGTCTTATTCTAGCACTTCATGAAGATGCATGCAGAGAAGAAACACAAGTGCTTCAAGTGCAACAATGGCTACAGCACAGAGTGGGACCTAAAGAGGCACATAGAAGACTGTGGGAAGACCTACCACTGTACATGTGGCTGCCCTTATGCTAGTAGAGCTGCTCTACTTTCACATATCTACAGAACAGGCCACGAGATTCCTACTGAACACAGGCATGTACCTGCACAGCCCAGAGTGATTTATATTGAAACCTTTAGGTTTGGCTAAATAATAATTtggctgtttctctctctgttttgtttctttacaGAATTCCTCCAGTAAAAAAGCGAAAGATGGAGAAACTGTTATGTGGTTCTGAAAAGGTTAAGATCAATGAGTCAGCCTGTCAGATCATGCCCACTAGTAGAGAGCTGACCGAGACTGCCCTCCCTTCTGATACAGTTGTTCATATCCCTGATTCAGTGAATCAGAACTCAAACCAACGTAAGAGCCTCCAGAAGTTGCTCCTACCAAAGCCCAAGATGGCTTTGGTCAGTGTTCCCGTGATGCAGCTTGCCCACCTGCCTGTCCTTCTCCCATCTACCGAAAGTGGAGCTCTGAGGTCTGTAGTGCTAGCTGTAGACAGCCAAGGCTCAGTCAGCACCCTCCACCTCCTGCCACAAACCACAGGAGCTGTGGTACCCCAACTTGATGCTAAGAGTTTGTGTTTCAAGGATAGCATGCCTACTTCACGCTCTAGCCTGGGGCCTATCAGCACTGGGGTGCAGGTCAGTCTTGACACTGCAGGCACAGATGAGTCAGCCAGTCTGGCAGGACAACGGGGAAGAAGCACCTCCACCAACATTCAGACAGACAAATCATACTTGTCAAAAACACCCACAGGAGTAGGGGTTGGGGAAGGAATGGGGTTGTGCTCTGTTGGAGAGTCCTCAGTGTCATCCTGCTCCCAAACTGACATCAGCGTGAGTGCCCAAGTCCTCTtgccagttagtgtggaaacccaGACATTCTCGTCCCGGGCAAAAGCAACATCCTCTATCGGAGCTCAGACAGATAGCCAGTGCATGAGTCAAATCCCTTGTTCCACCTCATCATTGCCTCCGTATAAAACCAGGCAGACACAGACATATTTTGCTGTGCCACAATCAGAGGAGAAGGCTCAGGACCAGACGATCATGTGCTCTGACTTATTCGGCAGCGACTCCCTCAGTGTCTCCACTCAGACTGCTCTGGAGATAGATGACACCCTCTCCGCTGCAGGGAGCAGCATATATGAAGACTCAAAGTCAGCTGGTGGTATGTGTTTTGGGGTGCAGACAGATGAGCTCAACTCAAACAACATGGCAGATAACCAGACCCAAACAATGACCTTATTAAATCACCTAGAAAATATTCTTTCTGACAGCATGTCAGGCCACCAGGTGCTCACTGAGGCCTCTGCAGTGGGCTGTGGGTCTGGTCTGGGATCTGTGCAGGAGCAACCCAATGGcattgactttgactttgaagaGTTCCTTAATGCTGTGCACatccagacacagacagaggagaGTGAGCTGGGAGGACTCGGTGGTGACACGCCGCTGGAGTCTCTGGACATCCAGACGCAGACAGACTTCCTCCTGATGGATGAACTGGACCAAAGTGAGGGACCAAGTCGAACCCAAGCCAGCGACCTAGAGCTATTTGATACTCAAACTCAGACTGACCTCAATTTCCTGCTGAACGCTGGAAGTCACATGCCCCTGAGCAGCATCCTACGACATTCAAGCTTTTCTATGAGCACCGAGTCTTCAgatacagaaacacagacagatcTCCCTTCATTTGCCACAAGTCTATCTGCTCAAACGACTGTGAGTCAGGGCGAGCACGCAAGGCTGTTAAacagcacagagacacagactgtGACGAGCCAGGCAGAAGGCCTGGGACACCTCTTCCTAACGAGCAACGAAACACAAACTGTCATGGATGACTTCTTGTCAGCGGACCTGGCGTGGAATATGGAGTCCCATTTCAGCTCTGTGGAAACGCAGACTTGTGAGGAGCTTTGTGCTCTCTTTCAGCACCCTGAGAAACCCAACAGCTGAAGCCCTCTGAGTGAAGCTGCCTAAGCCTTTGCAGTACAGGTTTCTCATGTCTGCCTGTTCCTATAAGAGGAATCAGTCTACGCTGTCCTCCAGCAGACCACAGTCTTAGCAGTAAGAAGTCtgtgaaaatgtctttgaaCATTCCAACAGAGACATCATGTCCAGAGTCTTTCCAGGTATATATCTCGACAgctctgctgcactttattaGCTCAACGGGCATGATTTATCAGCTCCTGTGAcagtttacatatttatttgcacataaagtaacatgttgtgtttgtcttgtCTGAAATGCCAGTTTACTttgatattttactgtataaccaCAGTGATTGGTTTTCACTGCTTGGTCTTACTagctgttaaaaaatatttcaacaatGTTAGATCTGCACTTAAAAGGGATGACATCTTTAGCTGTGCATTTCTGTCAAGGAAAGGCTGACACAATTGTTATCTTGTATGACAGCTTCCAGATATGCATATACTGCATGAAAAACAGTTTAATCTCAACTGTAcagcaaaaaacattttgcatttaGTTTACATATGTGTTTGGAAATGTGCATGAAGCCTTCACTTGGTCGGCAGCACAGAagcataaaatatttattatcagcTTGTGCATCTTATGGCTGTGTCGTTGCCTTGTCAGCGGCATCAAGACTATAAACTCTGAAAAACATCTGTCAAGCTTTGCAGCCAGTGGAAAATCTGACCAGTGAGAAGCTATCGACTTTATGATTTCCAAAATATAACCCCATTAAGCCTTTAAAAGTGAACAAGTCATTGCTCAAAGCCGTTAAGATGCATCTCTGAAGCATAACGTTACACATGTGGCACAAGTAGAAATGAATTGTTTATGTCCTGTCAGTTGTTACACACCTTTCATTGAAATGTGATTGTGGAGTTTGATGTTGTGAAAACACTTCTTGTGTCTGGGTCTCTATAGCGAAGCATTCAGTGCAAGTCAGTAAGCAGACTAGGCTGTCATTGTCTTTAACTTATTCATTAGCTGGGTGTAAGTGTATACAGTAGCAGGGCTCTGGACGGAAGTGATACAGTAATAATACTGTACAGAAAGACAGAGTTGATTAGAGGAACGTTTAGCACAAAACTGTTGTACGTATTCACCACCTGATTTTGACTGAAATGAGTCCTGTTGATTATCTTCTGTTAAAGTCACCAGGTTCTCTTTaaattttcttctattttttttttttatctcctctCCAAGTGACCAACttaatgttttgattttgttgtaCCGTTCCCTCATTGAGCACACACTACAAGCAGACTGCATTTTACCAAGAGCTATAGGCCTtgattatttgttcattttgttacgTTGGTGCCTTAACCCAAGTATCAGCTTCAGTTCTGTTACAACTTGCtgctttataataattattagttaccagatttacacttttatttgttttggaaaaTGAACAAACACTGAAAATTTGTCAGAATTCTTTCGACCTTGCATGTTTAATCCACTCTGTATTGGTACTTTCGTCACGTTTGCATGAATTATTTGAATGTCCCTTATCGTTCTCCATAGTTTCTGTGGAAAGATTTAAGTTCTGTCTCAAGAATAATGCTATGCAGCATTTTATTGAAGGAAATTAGTTTGACGACATCTCACTATTTTTATTGGCAGGTCGTTTATGCTCTTACAAGTAAAAGATATTTGTAGAAACTGAAGAATGTACAGAACATGACACTGTGCCCAAGTATAACATGCTCTATTTTTTTGCACCATATCCAAATAGTTTAAGGATAATTTTCCTGCATTCATAAGGATTTTGACTCATgttaaattttgaaatgtcttgTATTGAGATTACTTCTAGTACTTCTAGTTTGTGGTTCTTGAATTTAAATACAGCATCACAGCTTCTCCCTGCTGGTTTAGAGGTCCAGGGAAATGCCTTGCTTTCAACAGAACTAAGTGTAGAAGCCTTGTCAGTCTCAAGTGTCAGTTACAgtgctttattttctctctgtagAGGGCGCATGCAGATATTTTCCCAGCACAACATTGTTGTTTTAGCAGAATTTGATTTTCTGTTGCCTAAATGTGTAGAGTTAATGGTTGCCTTGATTAATTGTTGAAGCTACACTACATATGTTCTTAATAAACTGCTGGAAAGTGTATATTGTTTTCCTGTGTCACTTATTATAGAGGATAAGTGGGAGAAAAAGacattacacaaaaaaatagagcAGGAGTGCATGTAATCACACCAGGTgtgcaaaaagtacaaaaagggTTCACACACCCAAATCGGTGAGCTTTAATTCAGCTCTTAGTTCAGCATAGTGGAATATAATTCACAGATGTTTTGGTGATATATTCACGTTTGGCAAATTGAAGGCAATGTGCAGACCCTTTTTGTACTTTCttatatagaacataaaactgTATGTGTTTCTTCTTTTCACCTTAATGCAGTTACATATTGATCTACATGCTGAATCTTTACAAATCAGTCTGAAgtaaccattttattttatatgcacaTCCAGGTAAGACAAAAGGTTTGTTTGACAAGGTAAATGCTTcaacttttcattgttaaataaTCCCACTAATCAgatcacttcttttttttttttacaaggcaGCTAAAAAACAACGAGGTAGTGTAATAAAGCAGAGTAACAAGATCTCAGTTGTAAATGTTGTTGCAGTAATTGGCTGGCCTTTGGAGACCAACAAGACATACAGTTATGGATATCTGCAATGATAAACCTTGCATAACCCATCCACACTCACCAGGAATCGCTTACTGCAggatataaaacaaacaatcgTATACAATTAAAATTGACTGAGCAGATGCAGTAGTTTGGcaaaagtttaaataataatgcattatcaCAGGCTACAGTACAGCACTGACTGTGCTGTAGATTAGTTGCTGAGGTTTAAATAGAAGAAAGTGCGAGGCAGGCGCACTGCCATGCTTCTTATGAGGTAGTTGCTAGGTAACTAGAACAGCTGAAAAAGGACTTGTGGGAACTGGTCGGAACAAAATAAAGGCCCAAATGACACGAAGAGCTTAACATTTTAATGTTCCgttcactttttattgttatgacCAGTATGTTCTGAAATGTTACGCCAGACTGAACTGACTGAACACTAAACCATATGAATTTCCTCTGCTTTGAGATACTTTTATGAACATGTCTTATATTGATTAAATCTTCGACAAACTGTTTTCTTTGATGTAAGCATTGTGTGATGTGCTGAGGCTGAACAAAAGAAGATGAAACAGGATTTCACTTGGTTGAACCTGAGAGTTTTAAGTGATTACGTACTACATACACACAGTCTTGCTGGGGTGCATGTGGGCTTGTGCACCTGCTACAGTGTCAGAGTGGAGGGCCTGTGTGAGGCTCTTGCCAACTAAGTAACTAGTGCAGTGCACCGTGTCAAGTCTGGAAGACATGGGTACCTGATACCTCTTGGGGACAGAAACACTCACAGCAGAGAACACGTGGGGGTTTTGTTGACATGTCCGGTACTTGGAGGTCAGGGCTGCAGAGTAACTGTGAAGCTCAGGGTTATCAATAGGTTCCACCCGAGTTCCTCTTGTTCTTCTTGTCCCGCTTTTCTTATCAAACATGAAATCATCTTCCTCAATGGTTTCTCCTGCTGGAGCTTTAATGCCACTGCAGAACTGGCTGGTAATTGGTGGTAAAAAGGTAAAGTTTTTAATGGGAACCACTGCATTATTGGGcctctgtctgtgtttctgatGCTTGGTGGACCTGTTCTCTGAGTATTTTGAGGGTAGCTGGTGAGGCTGCGAAGGGGTCTCTCTTAGCCCCTCTTCCTTCTTTATCTTGTCTTTTAGTACAAGATCTGACATTGTTTTCTGTATTGCATTGAGGACAGGCCATTCTGAAGCATCTTTCTGCAGAGCTCCCACTGCAGGGTTACTCCAGATTCCTGCATGCTGGTTTAATAACATGGATGTCTTCAAGCTGTTATTCAGGCCCACACGAGACTCACAGCAGTGCTCTGAAGTGCTGGCTGAGCTGTCTGCATCAGAGATTGTTGGATCAACAGACAAGGCGGTCAGGTTGTCAGTCTCCTTATGCTTCGGTTTCTTGTACCTCTTCTGAGTCAAAAGTATGCAGCTCAGTGGAGCAACTCTGGCCCAACCATGCACCTGTTTTcaaatgaaatgtaatgtaaaatacaaaaacatctgATTTGACAAGTTTGAActgaaaatgcatcaaaatttaTAACTAGTCAAGCTGAAAGTGAGGGAGTTGAAAGTAAGCTAATATTGGTATGTGAGACTGAGTAAATTATATACCAATCTCAGGAAAAAATACTGTGGATATGTGGAAATGTTATTATAGTTCAGAAATTGGGGCATGTgttgttcacatttatttatcattttgccACTGATGCACACTATGTAGAAGACTCGAACCAAGACTAGAAACAACATGCACTGCTGGTACAA
The Centropristis striata isolate RG_2023a ecotype Rhode Island chromosome 2, C.striata_1.0, whole genome shotgun sequence DNA segment above includes these coding regions:
- the atmin gene encoding ATM interactor, producing MAASATSKANNRDNATTDSPKCHEESLSQSREIIKPTITELTKEVRTNILCTVEGCGKILPNTPALNMHLVKSHRIKDGMVNPTVRKDMKGSQKLYCCPIEGCPRGPNRPFSQFSLVKQHFMKMHAEKKHKCFKCNNGYSTEWDLKRHIEDCGKTYHCTCGCPYASRAALLSHIYRTGHEIPTEHRIPPVKKRKMEKLLCGSEKVKINESACQIMPTSRELTETALPSDTVVHIPDSVNQNSNQRKSLQKLLLPKPKMALVSVPVMQLAHLPVLLPSTESGALRSVVLAVDSQGSVSTLHLLPQTTGAVVPQLDAKSLCFKDSMPTSRSSLGPISTGVQVSLDTAGTDESASLAGQRGRSTSTNIQTDKSYLSKTPTGVGVGEGMGLCSVGESSVSSCSQTDISVSAQVLLPVSVETQTFSSRAKATSSIGAQTDSQCMSQIPCSTSSLPPYKTRQTQTYFAVPQSEEKAQDQTIMCSDLFGSDSLSVSTQTALEIDDTLSAAGSSIYEDSKSAGGMCFGVQTDELNSNNMADNQTQTMTLLNHLENILSDSMSGHQVLTEASAVGCGSGLGSVQEQPNGIDFDFEEFLNAVHIQTQTEESELGGLGGDTPLESLDIQTQTDFLLMDELDQSEGPSRTQASDLELFDTQTQTDLNFLLNAGSHMPLSSILRHSSFSMSTESSDTETQTDLPSFATSLSAQTTVSQGEHARLLNSTETQTVTSQAEGLGHLFLTSNETQTVMDDFLSADLAWNMESHFSSVETQTCEELCALFQHPEKPNS
- the LOC131991624 gene encoding uncharacterized protein LOC131991624; translation: MATLKKVDHTAVNGSDKELPAQEEAVSEQTPERRHADALLDISEEDLMQELEPHEYHCYSGWEEAVHGWARVAPLSCILLTQKRYKKPKHKETDNLTALSVDPTISDADSSASTSEHCCESRVGLNNSLKTSMLLNQHAGIWSNPAVGALQKDASEWPVLNAIQKTMSDLVLKDKIKKEEGLRETPSQPHQLPSKYSENRSTKHQKHRQRPNNAVVPIKNFTFLPPITSQFCSGIKAPAGETIEEDDFMFDKKSGTRRTRGTRVEPIDNPELHSYSAALTSKYRTCQQNPHVFSAVSVSVPKRYQVPMSSRLDTVHCTSYLVGKSLTQALHSDTVAGAQAHMHPSKTVCM